The following nucleotide sequence is from candidate division TA06 bacterium.
GCGCATCGGTCCCCTTGACCGACGTTTTGACCGGATGCCTGCAGCCCCGCTGGTCGGTTGAGGGCGATAAGATAGTTTTTATCGGATATCACCAGACCGGATGGAACATCTACGCCATAAAAAATCCCTTGGAAAAAATCCCGACCAAGAAGGCAGCCGCTTCTGATTCCATAAAAACTGGCGACGACCTGTGGCAGTATCCCAAAACCTTCGGTCTGGCGTCAAGCGACACCTTGGTTAATCCGGAAATCGCCCGATCCAAATTCTCCCTGGATATGGCCCGGGGCACCGTGGGCTACAATACACTGAGCGGGCTGGGGGGGCAGGCCCAGATTCTGGTCACCGATATACTCGGCAGCCATTTATTTTACTGGCAGTCCGATCTGATGGTCAATTTCGAATATTCCGATTACCAGCTGACCTATTATTATCTGCCCCGGCGTTTTGATTACGGCATCAGCTATTATCAGTATCATAATTATTATCTGGCCCCCAACGATGATATCGTGATTGAAAAAGTAAACGGTGTCCAGGGAATAGTGTCCTACCCTTTGAACCGTTATCAGCGCTTCGATTTGATGGCCAGCTGGAACCATTATAAGCAGGCCTATTATTACTATTCCTATCCCGAGGCCAGCATGGATGTGGTGGTGCCGGGCCTAAGTTTTGTCAATGACAATACCCTCTGGGGCTACATGGGACCCATCAGCGGGCAGAGGACCATGTTGGTGGCGGAGAGCAGCCAGAAAGCCTTAGGCAGCGACCTAAGCTTCAATACCGGATATGCCGACATCCGAAATTACTGGAGGATCTCCCGGCGCTACCAGATCGCTCTCAGACTGCTGGGCGGGATTTCCCACGGTCCGGACGCCCAGCGGTTCTATCTGGGCGGGCCCAATACCCTGCACGGCTATAATTACGACCGGTTCTACGGCACCAAAACAGCCCTGGCCAATCTTGAGATGCGCTTTCCGTTAATCGACCGGCTGGAGATGGCATTTCCTCCGCTGGCATTCTGTGGGATCCGGGGCGCTTTTTTCTTTGACATCGGCGGAGCCTGGGACAATACCGGTTCCTTTAAACCATTGGAAAAGAATGACCGGGCACTGATCAAGCTGGAAGACCTTAAGGCCGCCATCGGGACCGGGGGCCGGATTAACCTGTATCCCTTCCTGATCCGGGTGGACGTGGCCTGGCCCACAGACCTTTCTTCCATCGGAAAAAACCCGGCGGTCTCATTTACCCTGGGCAGCGAGTTCTGATCAAGATGCTTAAGATCATTGCCGGAGAATACCGGGGCCGGATTTTGAAAACCCCGGCGGGGAAACAGGTCCGGCCGTCCAGCGGCCTCTTAAGGGGCGTGATATTCAACGTATTGGGCGATATGGTGGCCGGCAAAAAAGTGCTGGATATTTATGCCGGCAGCGGGGTTTTGGGAATAGAAGCTTTGTCCCGGGGGGCGGCCGAAGTTACCTTGGTGGAGGCCGATCATAAAACGTCCGATCTCATTAGTCAGAACATGGAAATGCTAAAGATCCAAAAAAGGGCGAAGGTAATCCGCCATGACGCCCTGGATTTCATCTCTTCTTCCGGCGGGCAATTTGACATCGTGTTGGCCGATCCGCCTTATCAAGCCAACATTTCCTTGCAGATACTGGATCTGGCCTGGAAGCATGGCCTGCTTGCTCCCGATGGGATCTTAGTGCTACAGCATCACCGGGCCGAAAGTATTGTATCCGAAGCTCAGGGACTGGTTTTGTGGAAATGCAAGAAACATGGCAAGAGCAGCGTGGAGTTCTATACAGTGAACAATGAACAGTGAACAATGAACAGTGAACAATGAACAATGAACAGTGAACAGTGAACAATGAACAATGAACAGTGAACAATGAACAATGAACAGTGAACAATGAACAGGGAACAATCAACGGATACTGTCTACTGAATAGTGGATACCTAATAATAGTTTCATATCCCAATACTTTTTTGGAGGGCAGCCAGTGCTAAAGACCGCCATCTATCCCGGCACATTTGATCCGGTCACCAACGGGCATATCGACCTGATGGAGCGGGCCCTGAAGATATTCGACCGGCTGATAGTGGCCGTGGCCGTGAACGACCGCAAGACTCTGCTGTTCACTTTGGAAGAAAGGGTGGAGCTGCTGAAAAAATGCGCTCCCCGGTCGGCCAAACTTAATATCACCAGTTTCGACGGCTTGTTAGTGGATTTCGCCCGGAGCCAGAAGGCCACCGCCCTGGTGCGGGGTTTGCGGGCGGTGTCGGATTTCGAATACGAGTTCCAGATGGCTTTAATGAACCGCAAACTTGACAAGAACATCGAAACCATTTACCTGATGCCCTCGGAACAGTATACCTGTCTCAATTCCGGACTGGTCAAGGAGGTGGCCAGGATGGGCGGGAGGCTGGACGGTCTGTTGCCGGCCCTGGTGTCCAAGATGCTTAAACGAAAATATCAGAACTTAAAAGAACGAAAATTAATTTAATGCCCATAGTCGATCTGGCGGAAATCAAGATTGCGGCCGGCAACGGGGGAAACGGAGCCGTAAGCTTTTACCGCGAAAAATACATACCCAAGGGCGGACCCGACGGCGGCGACGGGGGGCGGGGCGGTTCGGTGGTATTCACGGTGGATCCAAATCTGGTGACCCTGCGCGATTTCCGTTACCGCCATTTCTTTAAGGCCGGGCATGGCCAGAACGGAATGTACCGGAAAATGTCCGGCAAAGCCGGACCGGACTGCGTGATCCCGGTTCCTCCCGGCACCTTGATCTACGACGCCGAAAGCGGGGAACAGCTGGCCGACCTAATAATTCCACATTCCTCGGTGACTGCGGCCAGTGGCGGCAAAGGCGGCAAGGGCAATTTTCATTTTGCCACTTCCACCAACCAGACGCCCCGGGTGGCCGAGAAGGGCGAGATCGGAGAGACCCGGTCCCTGCGCCTGGAGCTTAAGATGCTGGCCGACGTGGGGCTGGTGGGCTTTCCCAACGCCGGAAAGTCAACCCTGCTGTCAAAGCTGACCCAGGCCCATCCCAAGATCGCCGATTATCCCTTCACCACCCTGCTGCCCAACCTGGGCGCCATGCATCTGGACGAGCACTCCGCCTGCACCATTGCCGACCTGCCGGGCCTGATAGAAGGAGCCCATCAGGGCAAGGGGCTGGGCACCCAGTTCCTGCGGCACATCGAGCGGACCCAGGTGCTGGTGTTCGTAATCGACTCTTCCGCCGAAAATGCAAAGCAGGAACTGAAGGTGCTGAAGAACGAGATGATATCCTATAACCCGGGCCTAACCCGTAAACCCCAATTGGTGGTGTACAATAAGATCGACCTGTTGAAGAAAAAACCCAAAGATGCGGGCGTATATGTGTCGGCCTTGAACGGGGATGGTTTGGATGAATTGCGGAGGAAGATAGCCAGCCTGTATCTCAAGGCAAAAAAGAAAAATGAACGATCCCAGGATTACCGAAGCGGTGGAGCTGTTAAAATCCCGCGAGCTTAAAAAACGAATGGCGGCATTGGACCTGGCCCAGAAACTGGAGGGACGCGAGGCCCTGGCCTTGTTGCTGAAAGCTCTGCACGATCAAAGCTGGACCTTAAGGGATTATGCCATTCCCAAGATCATTTCCAAGGGGCCCCAGGCCATCGCTCCAATCCTGAGGCACCTGATCTCAGGCGTCTGGTTTACCCGGGCGGCTTTGGCCCAGGCGCTTCAGACAACCGGCGATCACCGGGCGGCGGTCCCCCTATTCCTTCTTCTGGATGACAGTAATAAAAGCGTGGCGGGGGAGGCCCAAAAAGCATTAAAGGCCATAATGGCCAGAGCCGATCCCGAAAAACTGGCTGACCAGGCGGTGAATCTGGCAATATCCCGGCGGGAGGAATTTCTCAGATATCTGAGAAAAGAATACCATAACCAGCCACAAAAACTTTCCCGGATACAGGACCCGCCGCCTTTGAATTCCGATGGCGCAGAAGATGATCCCAAGATAGATCCCGGCGCCAGCCTGCAGCAATTGCGCCAAGCCGTCAAAACCGCCCTTAAGCAAAGCAGTGATGTTGTTGAATATGATGAATTCTGATGAATTGTGGTGGTGGCTTAAGCTCAAAGGCGTCCCCGGAGTGGGGCCGATCCGGTACCGTCTGCTTTTAAATGAATTCGGCAGCCCCCGTAATGCATTTGCCCTGAGCCAAAAGGAATTATGCCGGGCCGAAGGGGTTGATGAAGTGACCGCCTCAGCCATTATCCGTT
It contains:
- the rsmD gene encoding 16S rRNA (guanine(966)-N(2))-methyltransferase RsmD, which translates into the protein MLKIIAGEYRGRILKTPAGKQVRPSSGLLRGVIFNVLGDMVAGKKVLDIYAGSGVLGIEALSRGAAEVTLVEADHKTSDLISQNMEMLKIQKRAKVIRHDALDFISSSGGQFDIVLADPPYQANISLQILDLAWKHGLLAPDGILVLQHHRAESIVSEAQGLVLWKCKKHGKSSVEFYTVNNEQ
- the coaD gene encoding pantetheine-phosphate adenylyltransferase, coding for MLKTAIYPGTFDPVTNGHIDLMERALKIFDRLIVAVAVNDRKTLLFTLEERVELLKKCAPRSAKLNITSFDGLLVDFARSQKATALVRGLRAVSDFEYEFQMALMNRKLDKNIETIYLMPSEQYTCLNSGLVKEVARMGGRLDGLLPALVSKMLKRKYQNLKERKLI